Part of the Deltaproteobacteria bacterium genome is shown below.
CGAGGTGACCGAGGCGATGCTGCGCAAGTTCATCGAGAAGATCCACAACCGCAAACGCCTGGTCCGCCCGCGCATCATCATCTGTGTGCCCTTCGGCATCACCGAGGTGGAGAAGCGGGCCGTGCGCGAGTCGGCCGAGAGCGCGGGGGCCCGAGAAGTATACCTGGTCGAGGAGCCGATGGCGGCGGCGATCGGCGCCGGGCTCCCCATCACCGAGCCCACCGGCAACATGATCGTCGACATCGGCGGCGGGACGACCGAGGTCGCGGTGATCTCGCTCTCGGGCATCGTGTTCTCGAAGTCGGTGCGCGTCGGCGGCGACAAAATGGACGAGGCGATCGTCCAGTACGTGAAGCGTAAGTACAACCTGCTGATCGGCGAGCGCACCGCGGAGCTGATCAAGATCACGATCGGCTCGGCATATCCGGGCAGCGAGCTCCAGATGATGGAGATCAAGGGCCGCGACCTGGTCGCGGGGGTGCCGAAGACGGTCGAGATCACCGACGAGGAGATCCGCGACTCGCTGCTCGAGCCGATCAACCAGATCGTCGAAGCGGTGCGCGTCGGCCTCGAGCGCACCCCGCCCGAGCTCGCCTCGGACATCGTCGACAAGGGCATCGTGCTGGCGGGTGGAGGCTCGCTGCTGCGCAACCTCGACACCCTGCTCCGCGAGGAGACGGGCCTGCCGGTCATGCTGGCCGACGATCCGCTGACCGCCGTGGTCATGGGGGCAGGCAAGGTCCTCGATGAGCTCTCGCTCCTCAAAGACGTCGCGATCTCGTAACGCGGCGCGAGAAACGCGCGCCGCGCGCAATCACCCAACCGACCCCCACCATGGAGGGAGGCTGAGCGCGAGAGCGCTCAAGCCAGCCGACGGGGTCTGGGGCGCGCGGCGGAGCCGCGCGGGCGTTGGACGCGGAGCGCCCGGAGGGCGCGAGCACCGGACGGGCCCCCGGTAACGTTGGACTACATCCGTCGCAACGGCGTCGTGCTCACCGTGGCGCTCTGCCTCGTCGTCGGGGCAGCGCTGGTCGTGCGCAGCGGCCGCACCGCGGGCCGCGCCGACCCGCTCGGACGCGCCTTCCTCGAGCTGATGGCGCCGCTCGAGCGCGCCGCTTCCGCCCTCGGCCGCGCCATCTCCGGGAGCTGGCGCGGCGTGGCCGACCTGGTGCGCGCGCGGGGCGAGAACGCCGCGCTGCGCGAGCGGGTGCGGCGCCTCGAGCAGGAGCTCGATCGGCTCTCGGAGGTGGAGCTCGAGAACGCGCGCCTCCGCCCGCTCCTCGACTTCCGGCAGACGCTGCAGGGGGAGCTCCTCGCCGCGCGCGTCATCGGACGGGACGCGACCGGGCTGGCGCGCACGCTCACCATCGACCGCGGCGAGAGCGCGGGGCTGGCGCGGGGGGCGGCGGTGCTCGTGCCCGAGGGCATCGTCGGGCAGGTGTTCCTCGTGAGCCGGCATGCAGCTCGCGTCCTGCTCGTCACCGACCACAACAGCGGGGTGGATGCGCTCGTGCAGCGCACGCGTGCCCGTGGCATCGTACAGGGGACGGTGGACGCGGGCTGCGTGCTCAACTACGTGAAGCGCACCGAGGACGTACAGGTGGGGGACACGCTCGTCACCTCCGGGCTCGACGGCATCTTCCCGAAAGGCCTGCCCATCGGGCGCGTGACGACCATCGACAAGCGGGGGCAGGGCCTCTTCCAGTCGGCCGAGGTCACGCCCGACCTGGATCCCGAGCGGCTCGAGGAGGTGCTCGTGACGCGCGGTCCGGTCACGCCCGTCGAGCCCGCGCCGGCGGCGCCGGGGAAGTAGGGTGCGGACCGGAGTCGCGCTGGCGCTCGCGGCGGTCGTCGCCATGCTCATCCAGACTACGATCTTCCCGTCGCTCCCGGGCCTGCCGGTCGTGCCCGACCTGATCCTCGTCCTGGCGGTGTACCTGGGCGCGGCACACCACACGGTCGGAGGTGCGGCCGGCGCGTTCCTGCTCGGCTACTTCCTCGACACCTTCTCGGGCACCCTGCTCGGGCAGAACGCCTTCGCGCTCTCCGCCGTGTACTTGAGCGTGCGGTTCTTCGCCCGCCACCTCTGGTTCGAGCGGGGGCTCCCCGTCATGGCGCTCGCCTTCTACGGGAGCCTGGTGCACAGCGCGGCGGTGGTGGCGGCCGCCACGCTGGCAGCGACGCCCAACCCCGTCGGGCACCATGCGCTGCGCACCGGGTTCGCCTGCGCGGCCCTGGCGGCCCTGGTCGCTCCGGCGGTGTTCGCCGCGCTGGCGTGGGAGAAGCGCCTCCTGGGTCTCGCCTGAGATGTCGACCCGCGCCGTTCACGTCGTCTCGCGCGAGGTGCCGCCCGAGTTCCAGCTCCGCATGGCGGTGGCGGTCGGCGTCGTGTTCGTCGCCTTCGCGCTGGTCGGGCTTCGCCTGTGGTACCTCCAGGTCGAGCGCGGCACGCAGATGCGCGTGTTCGCGGACCAGAACCGCATCCGGCTGGTGCGGGTGCCGGCGGCGCGGGGCGTGGTGTACGACCGCCACGGGGAGATCCTGGTCGACAACCGCCCGTCGTTCGACGTCGTCTTCGTCCCCGAGGACGCCCGCGAGCGCCGCCGCCAGGTGTTGAAGACCCTCGCGGGGTACCTGGGCGACGAGGAGACCGCGCTCCACCAGGCGATGCGCGCGCCCGGAAAGGAGCGCGAGCGCTTCCAGGGCGTCGTGCTGCGGCGCGACGTCGACTGGCAGGGGGTGGTGGCGCTCGAGACGCACCAGCTCGACCTGCCCGGCGTCTCGCTGCAGGTGGCGCCGAAGCGCTACTATCCGTTCGGGCCGCTGGCCGCGCACCTCCTCGGTTACGTCGGCGAGGTGAGCAAGGGCGAGCTGGCAGGGGGCGACGGCGACGGTTACGTCCCCGGCGACCTGGTCGGCAAGGCTGGCCTCGAGAAGGCCTTCGATGCGGATCTGCGCGGCAAAGCCGGGGGGCAGCAGGTGGAGGTGGACGCGCTCGGGCGCCGCGTCCGCGTGCTCGAGGAGGTCTCGGACCTGCCCGGCGGCACGCTCACGCTGACCCTCGACCGCGATCTGCAGGAAGCCGCCGACCGTGCCCTGGGCGAGGCCGACGGCGCGATCGTCGCGCTCGATCCACGCACCGGCGAGCTGCTCGCGATGGTCTCGCACCCGTCCTTCGACCCCAACGTGTTCGCGCGCGGCATCCGCGGTGCGGAATGGCACGCGCTGGTCGAGGACAGGAAGCACCCGCTCAACAACCGCGCCGTCCAGGGGGTGTTCCCGCCCGGCTCGACCTTCAAGGTCGCGGTCGCGGCCGGCGCGCTCGAGGAGGGCGCGGTGACCCCCTTCACCGGCGTGACGTGCACGGGCGGCATCCCGTTCGGCCACCATTTCTTCCACTGCTGGAAGAAGGGGGGGCACGGCGCCGTGAACCTGCACAAGGCCATCGTCGAGTCGTGCGACGTGTTCTTCTACCAGGCGGGGCGCCGGCTCGGCGTCGACGGGATCGCGGAGTACGCGCATCGCCTCGGGCTCGGCCTCCCCACTGGCATCGCCCTCCCGCACGAGCAGAGCGGGACGATCCCCGACACGGCGTGGAAGCGGCGGCGCTTCGACCAGCCCTGGTTCGAGGGCGAGACGCTCTCGGTGGCGATCGGCCAGGGCTACGTGACCGTCACGCCGCTCCAGATGGCGAACCTGGCGGCGACCATCGCCAACGGCGGCACCCGCCGCCGGCCCTTCTACGTGAAGCGCGCTGTCGGCGCGGAGGGGAGGGTGCTCGAGGTCGAGCCCGAGGTGCTCGGCGAGGCGCATCTCAAGAAGAGCACGCTCGCGCAGGTGCGCGAGGGGATGCGCGACGTGGTGATGACCGAGGGCGGCACGGGCAAGAAGGCGCGCGTGCCCGGCGTCGTGGTGGCGGGGAAGACCGGCACCTCGCAGGTGGTGAAGATGGGCGAGGACCGCGCGCGCGCGAACCGCGGCGCCGAGGTGATGCGCGACCACGCCTGGTTCATCGCCTACGCGCCCCTCGACGCGCCGGAGATCGCCATCGCCTGCATCATCGAGCACGCGGGCGGCGGGGGCGGCGCCTTCGCCGCGCCCGTCGTGCAGCAGGTGCTGGCCCACTACTTCGACCGCAACCAGGGGCCCATGCCTCCGACCCAGCAAGCCAATGCGGTTCGACCGCCGACTGATCACGCACTTTGAGTGGCTGCTGCCGCTCCTCGCGCTCGCGGTGAGCGGCCTCGGCGCCATGACGGTCTACAGCGCGACCCACGCGCCGGGGACGAGGGGGCTCTCGCCGCTCGCCCTGCGCCAGCTCCTCTGGCTCGCGGCCGGCTGCCTCGCGATGCTCGCCGCGCTCGTCTTCGACTATCACCGTCTCGAGCGCAGCGCCTTCGTCATCTACCTGCTCGTGCTGCTCGCCGTGCTCGCCGTACCGGCGTTCGGCCGCATGGGCGGCGGCTCGCGGCGCTGGATCCCGCTCGGTCCGGTGTCGATCCAGCCCTCGGAGTTCATGAAGCTCGGGCTCGTGCTGGTGCTGGCGCGGCACTTCGCGCGCACGTACGAGCGCGGCCTCGGGCTGCGCGCGGCCATCGTGCCGATGCTCGCGACCGCCGTGCCGGCGGCGGCGATCCTCGCGCAGCCCGACCTGGGCACGGTCGCCATCCTGGGCATCGTGTCGCTCACCATGCTGATGCTGGGCGGCATCCGTCTGCGCTGGTTCGTCCTGCTCGGCGTGGTGGTCGCGGTCGCGGCGCCGCTCGGGTGGCCGCACCTGAAGGTCTATCAGCAGAAGCGAATCCTCACCTTCCTGCATCCCGAGATGGATCCGCTCGGCGCCGGCTATCACGTCCTGCAGTCGAAGATCGCGGTCGGCTCGGGGATGACGTGGGGCAAGGGGTTCCTGCGCGGCACGCAGAACCATCTCAACTTCCTCCCCGAGCAGCACACGGACTTCATCTTCTCGGTGTTCGCGGAGGAGTGGGGCTTCGTCGGCGCGCTCGTGCTGATCGCGCTCTACGTCGCGCTCGTGCTGCGCGGGATCGTGATCGCCACCCGCGCGCGCGACCGCTTCGGCGTTCTCCTGGTCCTCGGTCTCACCGCCACCGTCTTCTGGCAGGCGGTCATCAACGTGGGCATGACCACCGGCCTCCTCCCCGTCGTCGGCATCCCCCTCCCGTTCTTCAGCTACGGCGGCTCCTCCCTCCTCTGCCTCCTCGTCGGCGTCGGCCTCACCATGAACGTCTCGATGCGCCGCTACTTCTTCTGAGGGGAGAGGGGTGGGGCGAGCGCGCAGCGCGGGCGGCCCCGCCGCTCGCGCCACCGGCGCACGCCCGCGCTACGCCACGACCGAGCTGATCGCCTTGACGAGCTGCGCCTTCGGGACGGCGCCGACGATCTGCTCCTTCACCTGCCCGCTGTGGAAGACGATCAGGTTCGGGATGCCCCGCACGCCGTAGCGCGCCGGCGTCTTCGGGTTGTCGTCGACGTTCATCTTCATGACCTTCAGCTTCCCGGCGTACTCGCGCGCGATCTCCTCGACCACGGGCGCGATGGCGCGGCAGGGCGCGCACCAGGGAGCCCAGAAATCGATGAGCACGGGCGTGGGGCTCGCGAGCACTTCGCGATCGAACGAGTCGTCAGCAACCGGTAGCACGTCGGCCATTCGTCCTCCTTACCAGCGCGCACGATAGCAAACGGGTCGGGGTGACGGAAGGACGTCAGCCGGTCTGGTGATGGAAGGGACCGAAGCGCACGACGCTCGTCTTGCCGGCCTTCACCTCGACCCGCCGCTCGACCGTGTCGAAGCCGCGCGCGCGCACCGCGAGCGTGTGCTCGCCGTACGGGACCGCGAGCCAGCGCCGGTCGAGGTTCTCGGCCGTCAGCCAGAAGCGCCCGTCGAGATCCACCGCGGCGCCGTCGGGCACGCCCTGGAGCTGCACGAGGCCGTAGCTGCCGCGCTCGGTCTCCTCGCGCGACGGCGGCGCGCTCTCCGCGCGCGCCTCGCCTTCCGCTTCCGGGGGCGGCTCGCTCCAGCCCTCGACGTCCGGCGGGGGGTACACCGGATAGGGCAGGTAGTAGGGGTAGTCGTACGGGAAGAAGAACGGGTCGAAGAAGAAGCCGCCGTCGATGAAGACGCGGGAGCCGGGGTGCGAGTGGAAGAACGGGCGGTGTCCGACGAAGGGCCCATGATGGAAAGACGGCCCATGATGGAAAGACCCCCGCGCGTGCGCGTCCGTGCTCCCGGCGAGGCCGAGCGCGAGGCCGAGCGCGGCGACGGCCAGCGGGCGCTTCACCGCCGCTCCTCGCCTCCCCGCGGCGGTGGGGGCGGCGCCTCGACGCCGCCCTTGGCGCCGTAGCTGACCGTGCGGCTGAACACTTCGAGCGGCGCCACGAGGATGTAGTAGACGCCGTATCGTACCACCAGCCCCGCCGCGTAGAAGGGCGCGTAGATCACGCGCATGACCGGCGAGAGGGGCGGGGGCGGCGCGACCCGCGGCGGAGGAGGGTAATAGTAGCGCGGCGGGGGAGGAACGGGCCGGGCGACCGGCGGAGGTGGCGGCGGATAGGGCGGCGCGGGCTCCGGGTCGGCGGCCAGCAGGCCGCTCGGCACGACGAGCAGCAGGGCGAGCGCGCCGGCCACGCTGCGACGCCTGAGCGATGCCTGGGCGCCCGTCATGTCACCTGAGGTGCGGCGGCACCCACACCCGGTAGGGCCGTCCCCACGGGTCGTAGCGCCATTCCCACTGGCCGGGCACCCATCCCGGCGGGGGGACCTCGTAGGCGGGGTACGGTACCGCGTACGGATAGTAGTAGGGATAGGGGTAGGCCGGGAAGCCGACGGCGCCGCCGACGAAGACATGGACACGGGCGCTGGCCGGCCGTGCGGAGCCCAGGAGGAGCACGCCCAGCAGGGCGGCCGCCATCACGCCCGCGCGCCGCCAGCAGTTCCTCCCGGCTGTCACGCGCGGCCGCAACACGCGGGCGGCATCGGAGTTACGCGGGCGGCCTGCCGAGGAGGGGAGTCGAACCCCTCGAGAGTGAATTCCGTCAGGGCAACCGTCAGGAAGGGGCGTCATCGGGCACGAATTGTGCCCACCGGGCACAATTTGCAAGACGCCGGGGGGAGAGGGGAACACCCTTGTGTACGAGTCGCGCGACGCCCTTCGCGCGCCACACGCTCGGCGCCGGATGAGCGGCCTCGAGGCCGGCGACCCAAGCGCGGGGGCACGGGGGATGCCGAGCTCCTCGGAGGACGCACGCCTCGGTCGCCCGCGCCGTGCCGGACTCGGGGGACTCCCGCCCGCCGTGCCGGCCTACTGCTCGAGCTCGTCCCGGAACGCGCCGCTCGGCGAGCACTCGGGACGCGTGAGGTCGACGGACGCGGCCGGGAGCGTCGGCGGCGTCGGGAAGCTCACCTTCTTGAACTTGAACAGGCGGAGCAGCGGGTCGGCGTTCGCGTCGCGCTTGGTGAGCGCGGGCAGATCGAAGCGCGTCTCGCGAGCGCGATGGCGAGCAGGGCGATGTTGCGCATGAGCACGCTTACCACGGCTCGCTACGCGCCCGTCAAACATATCTTCAGACGGTATCGAGCCCGGCCTCACTCCCCGATGTGCGAGGCGGCGGCCCAGTCCTTCATGAGCTTCACGTCGGGCCTGAGGAGGAAACCGGTCCTGATCGCCCGCCTGGCCGCCTTGTCGTACGCGACGACGAAGGCGCGGTGGTTCGGGTAGAGCGACGCCAGAGTCGTCGCGTCGAAGGGCGTGGTGGTGCCGAACAGCCGGCAGAAGAGCGAGCCGCTCTGCTCGCCGGTGAACGTGGCGATCGGCACGTCGACCTGCGGCGTGCGGATGCCGCCGCGGGCGTTGCCGTGGCTGTCGCGCATGATCGCGACGGGCGGGCCGGCCGCGACGGCCAACCGCGGCGCCGAGCGGGGCGGCCGCCCGGTCCGCACCCAGCGGTTCAAGGCCGCGAAGGCGGCATTCACGACGAAATGATGCGGTCCGGAGTTGATCGGGCTGCCGCACATGATGAGGCCGGGGATGGGCGACGCGGTGATCAGGAGATCGACGATGCCGGGCGAGTTGCCGAGATCCCCCGGGCCCGTGACGAGCGTGTACGTGTCCGCGTGCGCCGTCCCGGCCACTTCCCAGAGGCGAAAGTGCCGGCTGTCGTCCTGCCGAGCCGAGAAGTATGCGAGGAACGTCAGGTCCGTCTCCGTCTCGAGCGCGAGCACCGGCACGTCGACGTCGCTCCGGATCGCCGCCGCGCCCGGCGCCGGGATCGCCGGCTGCGGCGCCTCGGACAGCGGAGTGCCGAAGGCCCCACGGCTGTGCACCAGGTAGCCGTCGTAGACGTGCGCGATCGGATGAATCGCGTCGATGTAGTCGACCAGCCGGAAGGCCGACTGCGAATCGCCGGAGGCGATCAGTCTCTTCACCTTGAGCCCGCCGAGGGGGCTCGGGCCCGCCGGCTGTCGGATCGCCTGCCCCGCCTGCGAGAAGATGTCGTACGAGAAGCTGTCTCCCGGGTGGTTCAGCGAGCCGTACCGCGCCGGATTCACCGCCTTGAGCGGCAGGCTCACGACGCCGACCAGGGCGGTACCGCCTTCTACGCCGACGCGCTGCGCGGAGACGCCCATCCACGCGAAGCCGTCACGGATGAGCTCGGTGTGGGCCGTCGTCCAGTCGACCGCGGTGTCGAGACCGCCGCTCACGTTGAGCCACTCGACGACGACCGTGCCGTTGAACTTCTTCGGGCTCGTCGGCCGGTAGACGAGGATGCGCGTCTTGTAGGGCGTCATCTCGCCGGGCGCCACCGTCCACTTGCCGTCGGTGCCGAGCGGCCCGACGTTCGTGTAGGCGCTCGCCGTGCCGGATATGAAGAACTCTTCCGCCATGTGTCCGACCTGGGAGAGGTCGAACCCCGTCCCGAAGACGAACGGGACCCCGGGGCCGGTGATCGGCCCTTCGATCGTCGGGCTCGGCACCGCCGCCGACGCGCGCGGTATGACTGCCGAGCAGTGGAGCAGGGCGGTGAGCGCCAGAACGACCACGCCGAGCCGGGTTCGATTCACGTGAGCGGACGTGCGCGACATCGACGATCCTCCTCGGTCGTTCTCGATGGTGCTTTCGACGGGGCCCTCTCGCCGTGAGTACGACGGGTTGGCCGCTGCGGAGACGAAGCCCTTCGCTTCGAGTCGGTCGAGTGTCGCGTAGATCGCACCGAAGGAGTAGTCGCGCCGCGTGCGGTCCTTGATGGCGCGGTGGATCGTGACGCCGTAGGCGTCGCCGTGGGTCTGGAGAACCGCGGCGAGAACGATCTGCTCGAAGCCGCTCAGATAGTCGCGTGCCATGAGCAATCTCTGCACTGTAGGGAAAGAGAGATCAAGGCGGTTCGGCAGGGTCGGGTAGGTCAGGGGGGTAGCTCGAGGGGCTGCTCCCTCGCGCTGGGCGCCAGCCGGGATGCGTCTCATCCGGCTGGCAGCCAGGCCAGTGCTGGTCGCCACCGCCCGCGCCGAGCCGCGGGTTTACCGCAGCCCCGACCGCGGCGTTCCGCCGGGCGCTCTCGGCCGCGGCCCGTCATCGCGTGCAAATCGGACCGAGGCCAGAAGACTTCGAGAGCGCGGTTCGCGAGGCGCTGCCCCTCGCGCACAGCCCGGCGGCGCGCCACCTGCCGGGCTTCCTGCCGGCACGGCGGGACTGAGCGAGCCCGCTTTGTGCGGTGTCCGGAATGTGCAGGGAACGGCCCGGCATGAGCCGCGGTCGAGCCGGCCCCGTTCGAAGCCCGACCCCCCGCGGTCTCGGAAGCGCCGTCGGCCGCCTACGGCGAGACCGCGAAAGCGCCCGCCAGCGGCAGGTCGCGCGACGACGGCCCGACCTCGACCGTGTACGCGATCGGCTCGACGACGAGTGCGCCTGCGCCCGCGTCCCAGTACGCGAGGTCTGGTGCCCGCACCTCGAACGGGACCGTGCGGGTCTCGCCGGGCTCGAGGTGGACCCGGGCGAACGCCTTGAGATCACGCACCGCACGGTCGACGCGCGAGCCCCTGTAGCCGACGTAGAGCTGCGCAACCTCGTCGCCTGCGACGGGGCCCGTGTTCGTCACGTCGGCGGTCACGCGCACGCGGCCCCACGGTGAGGCGGTCGCAGGTGTGATCGCGAGGTTCGAATAGCGGAACGTCGTGTAGGCGAGCCCGAAG
Proteins encoded:
- the mreD gene encoding rod shape-determining protein MreD produces the protein MRTGVALALAAVVAMLIQTTIFPSLPGLPVVPDLILVLAVYLGAAHHTVGGAAGAFLLGYFLDTFSGTLLGQNAFALSAVYLSVRFFARHLWFERGLPVMALAFYGSLVHSAAVVAAATLAATPNPVGHHALRTGFACAALAALVAPAVFAALAWEKRLLGLA
- the rodA gene encoding rod shape-determining protein RodA → MRFDRRLITHFEWLLPLLALAVSGLGAMTVYSATHAPGTRGLSPLALRQLLWLAAGCLAMLAALVFDYHRLERSAFVIYLLVLLAVLAVPAFGRMGGGSRRWIPLGPVSIQPSEFMKLGLVLVLARHFARTYERGLGLRAAIVPMLATAVPAAAILAQPDLGTVAILGIVSLTMLMLGGIRLRWFVLLGVVVAVAAPLGWPHLKVYQQKRILTFLHPEMDPLGAGYHVLQSKIAVGSGMTWGKGFLRGTQNHLNFLPEQHTDFIFSVFAEEWGFVGALVLIALYVALVLRGIVIATRARDRFGVLLVLGLTATVFWQAVINVGMTTGLLPVVGIPLPFFSYGGSSLLCLLVGVGLTMNVSMRRYFF
- the trxA gene encoding thioredoxin, which codes for MADVLPVADDSFDREVLASPTPVLIDFWAPWCAPCRAIAPVVEEIAREYAGKLKVMKMNVDDNPKTPARYGVRGIPNLIVFHSGQVKEQIVGAVPKAQLVKAISSVVA
- the mrdA gene encoding penicillin-binding protein 2 → MRCAPGSPARPWRPWSLRRCSPRWRGRSASWVSPEMSTRAVHVVSREVPPEFQLRMAVAVGVVFVAFALVGLRLWYLQVERGTQMRVFADQNRIRLVRVPAARGVVYDRHGEILVDNRPSFDVVFVPEDARERRRQVLKTLAGYLGDEETALHQAMRAPGKERERFQGVVLRRDVDWQGVVALETHQLDLPGVSLQVAPKRYYPFGPLAAHLLGYVGEVSKGELAGGDGDGYVPGDLVGKAGLEKAFDADLRGKAGGQQVEVDALGRRVRVLEEVSDLPGGTLTLTLDRDLQEAADRALGEADGAIVALDPRTGELLAMVSHPSFDPNVFARGIRGAEWHALVEDRKHPLNNRAVQGVFPPGSTFKVAVAAGALEEGAVTPFTGVTCTGGIPFGHHFFHCWKKGGHGAVNLHKAIVESCDVFFYQAGRRLGVDGIAEYAHRLGLGLPTGIALPHEQSGTIPDTAWKRRRFDQPWFEGETLSVAIGQGYVTVTPLQMANLAATIANGGTRRRPFYVKRAVGAEGRVLEVEPEVLGEAHLKKSTLAQVREGMRDVVMTEGGTGKKARVPGVVVAGKTGTSQVVKMGEDRARANRGAEVMRDHAWFIAYAPLDAPEIAIACIIEHAGGGGGAFAAPVVQQVLAHYFDRNQGPMPPTQQANAVRPPTDHAL
- a CDS encoding rod shape-determining protein translates to MILDSILGLFSNDLAIDLGTANTLVYVKGQGILLNEPSVVAVQPDSRGGRKVLAVGAEAKKMLGRTPGNIQAIRPLKDGVIADFEVTEAMLRKFIEKIHNRKRLVRPRIIICVPFGITEVEKRAVRESAESAGAREVYLVEEPMAAAIGAGLPITEPTGNMIVDIGGGTTEVAVISLSGIVFSKSVRVGGDKMDEAIVQYVKRKYNLLIGERTAELIKITIGSAYPGSELQMMEIKGRDLVAGVPKTVEITDEEIRDSLLEPINQIVEAVRVGLERTPPELASDIVDKGIVLAGGGSLLRNLDTLLREETGLPVMLADDPLTAVVMGAGKVLDELSLLKDVAIS
- a CDS encoding carboxypeptidase regulatory-like domain-containing protein, giving the protein MKRPLAVAALGLALGLAGSTDAHARGSFHHGPSFHHGPFVGHRPFFHSHPGSRVFIDGGFFFDPFFFPYDYPYYLPYPVYPPPDVEGWSEPPPEAEGEARAESAPPSREETERGSYGLVQLQGVPDGAAVDLDGRFWLTAENLDRRWLAVPYGEHTLAVRARGFDTVERRVEVKAGKTSVVRFGPFHHQTG
- the mreC gene encoding rod shape-determining protein MreC, with the protein product MGRAAEPRGRWTRSARRARAPDGPPVTLDYIRRNGVVLTVALCLVVGAALVVRSGRTAGRADPLGRAFLELMAPLERAASALGRAISGSWRGVADLVRARGENAALRERVRRLEQELDRLSEVELENARLRPLLDFRQTLQGELLAARVIGRDATGLARTLTIDRGESAGLARGAAVLVPEGIVGQVFLVSRHAARVLLVTDHNSGVDALVQRTRARGIVQGTVDAGCVLNYVKRTEDVQVGDTLVTSGLDGIFPKGLPIGRVTTIDKRGQGLFQSAEVTPDLDPERLEEVLVTRGPVTPVEPAPAAPGK